A part of Desulfomicrobium apsheronum genomic DNA contains:
- the lspA gene encoding signal peptidase II, with product MPKAARVPCKPDMGRRYRTIGLVAAIVFVLDQLSKLWIQQTISVWEKGFTVIPGFFDIVHILNRGAAFGFLNRHDIDWQRPFFIVVSILALGLIWVLARSQEDDGPFYVYGLGLILGGALGNLMDRARLGVVVDFLDFYVGDMHWPAFNVADMGICVGAAALLVSFYQQRRRCVPDNN from the coding sequence ATGCCTAAGGCGGCCCGCGTTCCCTGCAAGCCCGATATGGGACGACGCTACCGGACCATCGGTCTGGTGGCGGCCATCGTCTTTGTCCTGGACCAGCTGAGCAAGCTCTGGATCCAGCAGACCATTTCGGTCTGGGAAAAGGGCTTCACGGTCATCCCCGGTTTTTTCGACATCGTGCACATCCTGAACCGGGGAGCGGCCTTTGGTTTCCTGAACCGCCACGACATCGACTGGCAGCGGCCCTTCTTCATCGTGGTCTCGATCCTGGCCTTGGGACTCATCTGGGTCCTGGCCAGGAGCCAGGAGGACGACGGCCCGTTCTATGTCTATGGACTGGGCCTGATCCTGGGCGGTGCCCTGGGCAATCTGATGGACCGCGCACGGCTCGGAGTGGTGGTGGATTTTCTGGATTTCTACGTAGGCGACATGCACTGGCCTGCCTTCAACGTGGCCGACATGGGCATCTGCGTCGGCGCGGCCGCGCTGCTCGTTTCTTTTTACCAGCAGAGGCGACGCTGTGTTCCCGACAATAATTGA
- the lgt gene encoding prolipoprotein diacylglyceryl transferase, whose amino-acid sequence MFPTIIEIAPFMLFGFKLGPFALHTYGLFVAAGFLLGIAWSMREARARGLNPDIVSDLGFYIILGAILGARALYVIINPVYFWNNPLEILMFWKGGLVFSGGAILATVFALAFMRVRKENPWLWMDVLAPGIGLGEAVGRIGCLAAGCCYGAVCDLPWAITFFDPESLAPLHVPLHPTQLYHSLAGLVCFAVTLALKSRTQNTGQLMGIFLALFGSFRFIIELFRADYRGDFGPVSVTQVIALGAVCLGLFIIQHRRRNV is encoded by the coding sequence GTGTTCCCGACAATAATTGAGATCGCGCCCTTCATGCTCTTCGGATTCAAGCTTGGCCCCTTCGCGCTGCACACCTACGGTCTCTTTGTCGCGGCGGGATTCTTGCTTGGCATCGCCTGGTCCATGCGCGAAGCACGGGCGCGAGGCCTGAACCCCGACATCGTCTCCGACCTTGGCTTCTACATCATCCTTGGCGCCATCCTCGGTGCACGCGCCCTGTACGTAATCATCAACCCGGTCTATTTCTGGAACAATCCACTTGAAATACTGATGTTCTGGAAGGGAGGCCTGGTCTTTTCCGGCGGAGCCATCCTGGCCACCGTTTTTGCCCTGGCCTTCATGCGGGTCAGAAAAGAAAATCCCTGGCTATGGATGGACGTCCTGGCTCCGGGCATCGGCCTTGGCGAGGCCGTGGGGCGCATCGGTTGTCTGGCCGCCGGATGCTGCTACGGCGCTGTCTGCGATCTGCCCTGGGCCATCACCTTCTTCGACCCCGAGTCCCTGGCCCCTCTGCACGTGCCGCTGCACCCCACCCAGCTCTACCACAGCCTGGCGGGACTGGTCTGTTTTGCCGTGACGCTGGCGCTCAAATCCAGAACACAGAACACGGGCCAGCTCATGGGCATCTTTCTGGCTCTTTTCGGATCGTTCAGGTTCATCATCGAACTTTTCCGCGCAGACTATCGCGGCGACTTCGGACCCGTCAGCGTGACCCAGGTCATTGCCCTCGGGGCGGTGTGCCTTGGGCTTTTCATCATCCAGCACAGGAGACGCAATGTTTAA
- a CDS encoding PLDc N-terminal domain-containing protein, with product MFNIPPDKLVYAIPLLILPILPNLWSIWHLYTNEFPTHQERAAWIVAQVVLPVVGGVGYILFGRKRAIKKQ from the coding sequence ATGTTTAACATTCCCCCTGACAAACTCGTTTACGCGATACCGCTCCTCATCTTGCCCATACTGCCCAACTTATGGTCCATCTGGCATCTGTACACGAACGAGTTTCCGACGCATCAGGAACGAGCGGCCTGGATTGTGGCCCAAGTCGTCTTGCCGGTCGTCGGCGGAGTGGGTTATATCCTCTTCGGCCGAAAACGGGCCATCAAAAAACAATGA
- the ybgF gene encoding tol-pal system protein YbgF, with protein MSSFPLGRKILVGGALAALLGTIPACVTTSDFDRLRSQVYSQEQERIKQQDRIAQLEAELARSQPAQANNWAEVNALRSQLAALTGQVDDLHRTQQMQQEAAGGLVTVDSLNSRVVDLERKTLFMATQLGIVFDEMPPLPPAQSTPTGSFPGTMTPPAPGAPEVPGNASQPVPQPATQPAAPVIGTPETRPEAQPQTQPQAEVPGQELYQQALESFYAMKYKQAQTTWAEFVKGFPKDPLVPNAIFWQGECFFQMQDYANAVLTYQKVIEDHSKSNKYTAALLKQGISFFKLKKDQAGKLVLEDLIKKHPQSAEAKRAQAYLKGGN; from the coding sequence ATGTCTTCTTTTCCCCTTGGCAGGAAAATTCTGGTCGGCGGAGCTCTGGCCGCTCTGCTGGGCACAATTCCGGCCTGTGTCACCACCTCGGATTTCGACCGCCTGCGCAGTCAGGTCTATTCGCAGGAACAGGAACGCATCAAGCAGCAGGACCGCATCGCCCAGCTTGAAGCGGAACTGGCGCGCAGTCAGCCCGCCCAGGCCAACAACTGGGCGGAAGTGAACGCCCTGCGCAGCCAGCTCGCGGCCCTGACCGGACAGGTCGACGACCTGCACCGGACCCAGCAAATGCAGCAGGAAGCAGCCGGAGGGCTGGTGACTGTTGATTCGCTCAACTCCAGGGTCGTCGATCTTGAACGCAAGACGCTCTTCATGGCCACCCAGCTTGGCATCGTCTTCGACGAGATGCCTCCCCTGCCCCCGGCCCAGTCCACGCCCACAGGCAGCTTTCCAGGCACCATGACGCCTCCCGCTCCCGGTGCGCCCGAAGTTCCCGGCAACGCTTCCCAGCCCGTGCCGCAGCCTGCGACACAGCCTGCGGCCCCGGTCATCGGAACCCCGGAGACAAGGCCGGAGGCGCAACCCCAAACGCAGCCACAGGCCGAAGTGCCTGGACAGGAGCTTTACCAGCAGGCCCTGGAAAGCTTTTATGCGATGAAGTACAAGCAGGCCCAGACCACATGGGCCGAGTTCGTCAAGGGATTCCCCAAGGATCCCCTCGTGCCCAACGCCATCTTCTGGCAGGGAGAATGTTTCTTCCAGATGCAGGACTACGCCAACGCGGTCCTGACCTACCAGAAAGTCATCGAGGATCACAGCAAGTCCAACAAATACACGGCCGCCCTCCTCAAGCAGGGCATCTCCTTCTTCAAGCTCAAGAAGGACCAGGCCGGCAAACTGGTGCTTGAAGACCTGATCAAGAAACACCCCCAGTCCGCCGAGGCCAAGCGTGCCCAGGCATACCTGAAGGGCGGCAACTAG
- a CDS encoding NIL domain-containing protein — protein MSTQEYSRIVSLRFPPESSGQPMMYNLAKHFDLTFNILQANINPRREGHMILELSGTREHYRQGVIYLQEQGIRVTPVAHEISRNEESCMHCGLCTALCPSKALHLNLETRLVDFDQEKCTACNMCVTVCPVRAMIMEVDPDTW, from the coding sequence ATGTCCACTCAAGAATACAGCCGCATCGTCAGCCTGCGCTTCCCCCCGGAGTCCTCGGGCCAGCCCATGATGTACAATCTGGCCAAACACTTCGACCTGACCTTCAACATTCTGCAGGCGAACATCAACCCACGCCGCGAAGGCCACATGATCCTGGAGCTTTCCGGCACGCGGGAACACTATCGCCAGGGCGTGATCTACCTGCAGGAACAGGGTATCAGGGTCACGCCGGTGGCCCACGAGATCTCGCGCAACGAGGAGTCGTGCATGCACTGCGGTCTGTGCACGGCCCTGTGCCCTTCAAAGGCGCTGCACCTCAATCTTGAAACCCGGCTGGTCGATTTCGATCAGGAAAAATGCACCGCCTGCAACATGTGCGTCACCGTGTGTCCCGTTCGGGCCATGATCATGGAGGTCGACCCGGATACGTGGTAG
- a CDS encoding PilZ domain-containing protein, protein MNVPERAYARVDTALKGYLRILPTGRFTSLFASTQTGTMPQLSETAQSALPDGLAHYLRAMNEKLSAILSILTQQTLQEDFPVPVLIHDISGAGIRFSADQDFEPGQGVEVVIALSNQPQSLAGATGTILRAKESQGERVWAMEFMDMRDCEREKIIQYVVAKQREQLLERHLAPSS, encoded by the coding sequence ATGAACGTTCCAGAGCGCGCTTACGCCCGAGTCGACACGGCCCTGAAAGGATATCTGCGCATCCTGCCCACGGGCCGTTTCACCTCCCTCTTTGCCAGCACCCAGACGGGGACCATGCCGCAGCTCTCCGAGACAGCGCAGTCCGCCCTGCCCGACGGGCTGGCGCACTACCTGCGTGCCATGAACGAAAAACTCAGCGCCATCCTCTCCATCCTGACCCAGCAAACGCTGCAGGAAGACTTCCCCGTACCCGTGCTCATCCATGACATCAGTGGCGCGGGCATCAGATTCTCCGCCGATCAGGATTTCGAACCGGGCCAGGGCGTGGAAGTGGTGATCGCGCTCAGCAACCAGCCCCAGAGCCTGGCCGGGGCCACCGGAACCATCCTCAGGGCCAAAGAGAGTCAAGGGGAACGGGTCTGGGCCATGGAATTCATGGACATGCGCGACTGCGAACGCGAAAAGATCATTCAATACGTCGTGGCCAAGCAACGCGAACAACTGCTGGAGCGTCACCTCGCCCCCTCATCCTAA
- a CDS encoding protein phosphatase CheZ has translation MHKEQLSQELLNRITTKAESTIREVISAALTDEISRALTMALTEGEFYRSISTDLQEGLKSIYREINSAATGTAELPVAASPVADEMFSEASTQLGAILQTTEKATDSIMGLVEKHLDMNDRAMQLLASLENGTASPEIAELRAGNEALGADLMEIMTTLSFQDLTGQRIKRIVAALQQIEKVVFELYMATGLSMKAMEQNPEQSVEEIRQTSKARATELKGPQDANSQTDVDDLLSQLGL, from the coding sequence ATGCACAAAGAACAGCTGAGTCAGGAACTGCTGAACAGGATCACGACCAAGGCCGAGAGCACCATCCGGGAGGTCATCTCGGCGGCCCTGACGGATGAGATCAGCCGCGCCCTGACCATGGCCCTGACCGAAGGCGAATTCTACCGTTCCATTAGCACGGACCTGCAGGAGGGGCTCAAATCCATCTACAGGGAGATCAACTCCGCAGCGACCGGCACTGCCGAATTGCCGGTGGCCGCCTCCCCGGTGGCCGACGAGATGTTTTCCGAAGCATCGACCCAGCTTGGAGCCATCCTGCAGACTACGGAAAAAGCCACCGACAGCATCATGGGGCTGGTGGAAAAGCACCTGGACATGAACGACCGCGCCATGCAGCTCCTCGCTTCCCTTGAAAACGGGACCGCCAGTCCGGAAATCGCGGAACTGCGCGCCGGAAACGAAGCCCTGGGCGCGGACCTGATGGAAATCATGACCACGCTCAGCTTTCAGGATCTGACCGGCCAGCGCATCAAGCGCATCGTCGCGGCCCTGCAGCAGATCGAGAAGGTGGTCTTTGAGCTCTACATGGCCACGGGTCTGTCCATGAAAGCCATGGAACAAAACCCGGAGCAATCCGTCGAGGAGATCCGCCAGACGTCCAAGGCCCGGGCCACGGAGCTCAAGGGCCCCCAGGACGCCAATTCCCAGACGGATGTGGACGACCTCCTCAGTCAGCTCGGCTTGTAA
- a CDS encoding tyrosine recombinase XerC, translating to MSWTNGPAPDPVALFLLHLDAQRGYSPATVAAYGTDLEGAHLFLGRRSKGFDAPAEVTKADITAYLADLHRRGLAKSSVCRKLSALRAFYRFLRQRKMVVEDPCAALANPKLPKVHPKVLNVDQAIHLVETETTLDPESLRDLALLEVLYGSGLRVSEALGLDFAHVDLDQKLVRVLGKGRKERIVPLTGPAAERLGRYMEQRGAFGPAPREQAIFLGKRGGRLTRKQADRIVKAMAVRSGAPCSISPHTLRHSFASHMLQAGADLRSVQELLGHSRISTTQRYTHLDLAQVMRVYDASHPLAGGKDKKD from the coding sequence ATGTCATGGACAAACGGGCCAGCGCCTGATCCTGTCGCCCTTTTTCTGCTGCATCTGGACGCTCAGCGCGGATACTCTCCGGCCACCGTGGCCGCCTACGGGACTGACCTTGAGGGCGCGCACCTCTTTCTTGGGCGCAGGAGCAAGGGCTTCGACGCCCCGGCCGAGGTGACCAAGGCGGACATCACCGCATACCTGGCCGATTTGCACCGGCGCGGTCTCGCCAAGTCGAGCGTCTGCCGTAAGCTCTCGGCCCTGCGGGCCTTTTACCGCTTTCTGCGCCAGCGCAAGATGGTCGTGGAAGATCCCTGCGCTGCCCTGGCCAATCCCAAGCTGCCCAAGGTCCACCCCAAGGTCCTCAATGTCGATCAGGCCATTCATCTGGTCGAGACCGAAACCACCCTTGATCCCGAAAGCCTGCGCGACCTCGCCCTGCTTGAGGTGCTCTACGGCTCGGGGCTGCGCGTCAGCGAGGCTCTCGGACTTGATTTCGCCCATGTGGACCTGGATCAGAAGTTGGTGCGGGTGCTGGGCAAGGGCAGGAAGGAGCGCATCGTTCCTCTGACCGGTCCGGCGGCGGAGCGACTGGGGCGCTACATGGAGCAGCGCGGGGCGTTTGGCCCGGCGCCCCGGGAGCAGGCCATCTTTCTGGGCAAGCGGGGCGGGAGGCTGACGCGCAAGCAGGCGGACCGCATCGTCAAGGCGATGGCCGTGCGCAGCGGGGCCCCCTGCTCGATAAGCCCCCACACCCTGCGCCACAGCTTCGCCTCGCACATGCTCCAGGCCGGAGCCGATCTGCGCAGCGTGCAGGAGCTTCTCGGCCATTCCCGCATCTCGACCACCCAGCGCTACACCCACCTTGATCTCGCCCAGGTCATGCGCGTCTACGACGCCTCTCACCCTCTGGCCGGGGGCAAAGACAAAAAAGACTAG
- a CDS encoding GGDEF domain-containing response regulator, protein MKDGKHFFLVTSDAKLEGSLRALWPEEEVKWTCFARGSSALEFLFSEPPDLLVVDEQLPDLAGVDLVRLIKGENVYRQLPVVLCLASEDLAELQDFSTLEIDDFLVKPFSPPIAKGRLILAYHRSTRELDASPLTKLPGNTSIIHRIQDFIDRQEDFALAYIDLDHFKSFNDKYGFSRGDEVLLMTARVIVNSIRGFMGANTFVGHVGGDDFVFIVPREKAESACQQVIDNFDSIVPHFYDQEDRARGAIHSLDRKGKEQVFPLMAISIAVVLNRGGKLKHFGEASQIAMNLKKEAKKNPKSCYVMDKRASA, encoded by the coding sequence ATGAAGGACGGCAAGCATTTTTTTCTGGTTACCTCCGACGCCAAGCTTGAAGGCAGTCTGCGCGCCCTGTGGCCCGAGGAGGAGGTCAAGTGGACCTGTTTTGCCCGGGGCTCGTCGGCGCTGGAATTTCTGTTCAGCGAGCCTCCGGATCTTTTGGTCGTGGACGAGCAGTTGCCCGACCTTGCCGGAGTGGATCTGGTCCGGCTGATCAAGGGCGAGAACGTCTACCGTCAGCTGCCGGTGGTGCTTTGCCTGGCCAGCGAAGATCTGGCCGAACTTCAGGATTTCAGCACGCTCGAGATCGACGATTTTCTGGTCAAGCCGTTTTCGCCGCCCATCGCCAAGGGGCGCCTCATCCTGGCCTACCATCGCTCCACCCGGGAACTCGACGCCAGCCCGCTGACCAAACTGCCCGGCAACACGTCCATAATCCACAGAATCCAGGATTTCATTGACCGGCAGGAGGACTTCGCCCTGGCCTACATCGACCTGGATCACTTCAAGTCCTTCAACGACAAGTACGGCTTTTCACGGGGTGACGAAGTCCTGCTCATGACCGCGCGGGTCATCGTCAATTCCATCCGGGGCTTCATGGGGGCGAACACGTTCGTCGGTCATGTGGGCGGGGATGACTTCGTCTTCATCGTGCCTCGGGAAAAGGCCGAGAGCGCCTGCCAGCAGGTCATCGACAATTTCGATTCCATCGTGCCCCATTTCTACGACCAGGAGGACCGCGCGCGCGGGGCCATCCATTCTCTCGATCGCAAGGGCAAGGAACAGGTTTTCCCGCTGATGGCCATCTCCATCGCCGTGGTCCTGAATCGCGGCGGCAAGCTCAAGCACTTTGGCGAGGCTTCCCAGATCGCCATGAACCTGAAGAAGGAAGCCAAAAAGAACCCCAAGAGTTGCTATGTCATGGACAAACGGGCCAGCGCCTGA
- a CDS encoding HDOD domain-containing protein, whose protein sequence is MEEDLRTKQKGAILAVKDLPTLPGVLQEVAILVENPNSSTDQISKAISKDQVLSAKVLKMVNSPIYGFPGRIGSIQHALVLLGFNVIKGIIISTSVFEVMNENMKGLWEHSLGCALASSAIARAIGCKDPEEYAVAGLLHDIGKVVAAVQLPESRAAIDALVLEKDISYRQAESEVLGFAHDRINLWLCNYWNLPANLKEGLSYHHRPMSATLYPKIAQVVHVGNFLARLFGVGNGGDNQVSVLDEGVLEALEITPEVLFKIMDGLEREFVDLA, encoded by the coding sequence ATGGAAGAAGATCTGCGTACCAAACAAAAGGGCGCCATTCTGGCGGTCAAGGATTTGCCGACCCTGCCCGGAGTCCTGCAGGAAGTGGCGATCCTGGTCGAGAATCCCAATTCGTCCACGGACCAGATAAGCAAGGCCATATCAAAGGACCAGGTTCTTTCGGCCAAGGTCCTGAAAATGGTCAATTCGCCCATCTACGGGTTTCCCGGCCGGATCGGTTCCATCCAGCACGCCTTGGTCCTGCTCGGTTTCAATGTCATCAAGGGTATCATCATCTCGACCTCGGTCTTTGAGGTCATGAACGAGAACATGAAGGGCCTCTGGGAGCACAGCCTGGGCTGCGCTCTGGCCAGTTCGGCCATCGCCCGCGCCATCGGCTGCAAGGACCCGGAGGAATACGCGGTGGCCGGCCTGCTGCACGACATCGGCAAGGTCGTGGCCGCAGTGCAGCTCCCGGAAAGCCGGGCGGCCATCGACGCGCTCGTCCTTGAGAAGGACATTTCCTATCGCCAGGCCGAGAGCGAGGTGCTGGGTTTCGCCCACGACCGCATCAATCTGTGGCTGTGCAACTACTGGAATCTGCCCGCGAATCTGAAGGAAGGGCTCTCCTATCATCACCGACCCATGTCGGCCACGCTCTACCCGAAGATTGCGCAGGTGGTGCATGTGGGAAATTTTCTGGCGCGGCTCTTCGGCGTTGGCAACGGGGGCGACAATCAGGTCAGCGTCCTTGACGAGGGGGTGCTTGAGGCTCTTGAGATCACTCCGGAGGTGCTCTTCAAGATCATGGACGGCCTGGAACGCGAATTCGTGGATCTGGCGTAG